TTCCAGACCCAGAAGAAGTTGTCCCCAAAACAAGCAAGATGGCAAGACTTCCTGGCTGAGTTCGATTACACTTTGGAGTACAAGCCAGGAAAGGTGAATGTGGTGGCCGATGCACTTAGTCGGAAGTCGGAGCTGGCAGTGATGAGCCAAGTCGAGGGGACCATTATGGCTCGAATCCGAGAGGGGCTGGAACGTGATCCAGTCGCTAGGGAGCTGGTGAAGCTATCCAACGAGGGGAAGGTGCATCGATTTTGGGTAGAAGATGGGTTACTCTACACCAAAGGTCGAAGGCTTTATGTGCCTAAGTGGGAAAGTCTTCGACGAGATATCATTCGGGAGTGCCACGATACGCGATGGGCGGGCCATCCGGGACAGAAAAGAACGATGGCACTTGTCGAAGCTGGATACTATTGGCCACGGATGAGGGATACCGTGGAGCTTTATGTGAAAACTTGTCTAGTCTGCCAACAAGACAAGTCGGAGAACAAGCAGCCCGCGGGATTGTTACAGCCACTACCCATCCCGGAGCGACCATGGGACTCGGTCTCGCTTGATTTCATCAGTGCGTTACCTAAGTCCGAAGGGTTTGGATCCAAGTTATCTCCGTCACTTTGTAAGCGCCAACCAACGGGACTGGGCGAAGTTGCTGGACATAGCTCAGTTCTCTTACAATCTTCAACGCAGTGAGGCGACAAGACAGAGCCCGTTCGAGCTTGCAACGGGACAGCAGCCATTGACTCCGCACACCTTGGCCACGCCAAGGATTGAAGGGAAGAGTCCCGGAGCGTTCATAATGGCTAAACAGTGGGAAGAACATGCTGACCTTGCCCGAGCATGTTTGGAGAAATCCCGAAAACGGATGAAGAAATGGGCAGATGAGAAGAGACGGCCTTCGGAGTACTCAGTGGGCGACCTTGTACTTGTGAAATTACTTCCACAACAGTTCAAGGCATTCCGGAGCCTGCATAAGGGCTTAATCCGGAAGTACGAAGGACCGTTCGAGATAGTTGGGAAGGTGGGAAAGGTTTCCTACCGACTCGACCTACCGGATACACTTAAGATCCATCCGGTCTTTCATGTTAGCATGCTGAAACCGTACCATGCTGATGAGGACGACCAAACCCGAAGGGTTTCGACTCGAGCACCACCCGTGGTCACTAAGTCTTATGACAAGGAGATCGAAGAGGTTCTGGCGTCCAAGGAGGTAAGGAAGCGGGGAGTCCCGAGACAGACCCATTTTCTCATCAAGTGGAAGGGACTTCCAGAGGCAGAAGCAACGTGGGAACCGGAAGAAGACTTGTGGCAATTCCGGGACATGCTGAAGGCATACACGGTGACGAGGGCGTCACCGGCTTAGGTGGGGGAGGATGTCACGGCCCGTTTCAACCCAAAACGTCCATGAAGACAACCAAAGATCGGGTCGGGCCAAAGGTGAATCAAGCCCACTCCACTAAGTATTTTCTTAAGCTTTAAGTCTTTTGTAAAATATCTTAGGTATGGAGAAGTGTAGAGAAGTGTAGAAAAGTGTAGAAGGTTGTGGAACACTTGAGAAGAAGTTTCACAACCGTTAGATCGGTTTGATCTGAACCGTTCGTTGAGGAAGAGAAAGTGTATATAAAGGGGATCACCCCTCACTTGTAAAGACACCAAGTTTTAATAAGAAAACACTTCTACAAACTCTCTCTCTAAAATCGTCCATACTCTCTCTCTAAGTGCTGAACGAGTTGTCCGAAAGGCTAACTTAGTAAACCATAAGGGTGAAAGTTGCTAAGGCCGCACGATCTGATTGCAGTGAAGAAATCAGTCCGTGACAGTTTGCTCCCTAGCCTCTGGCGACGCTTGAGATTATAGAACCCAGTCAACAATCAGACACTTACGTTTAGTTTTAGCGCCTCTTTGCTTTCACCAAAAAACAAATTCTGGATGTCTTAGTCTCACATTTTCCTTTTTTTTGTAGCATATATGTCGTTGTTTTCTTATTCTAAAATTCAACAAATGAAGATGGGTTTTGGACTTTTAATCCGACTTCGGACTATCCACGTGAGATGGCTAATTTTTATAAGATTTCATATAGTTAATACAATTCAAATTGTTGATAAAACACCTGTAAACACGGTCATAGTTTGTTGTTAAGACCGTGACAACTAGAGATAAGTTCAACCGTCCAAAATTTAACTTTATATAATAAGATGTTTAAACATCCAGAAAGAGACTCAAATCAGAATTTTTTTAACTTTCATATACTTTATTATTTACTAGGTTAAGATCCACGTCTTGCGAAAGATAAACATTATCTATATAAATTATTTTCTATATTATATGTTTTTTACATATTATAAAATAATACATATATATATTGAATAATTAAAAAGTCAGTAATTATTACATATATAATTAAATTGGTGTAAACATATAAATAAATTTTATTAATTCAAACAATTTTTTTTTTCTATTTGATACGATATATAATTAAATTTAAATGATATTAACATATATAGTATATTTTTAATATTAATGTCTATTAAATGATATTTTCTACTTATATGTTTTTTTGATCATTTATATTTTTTATAGCAAAATTTTAAATTACTGATAACAAAATTTTCATTGTGGACTTAATAGTTTTAGTAAAAATTAAGTTGTCAATGTTCATTAAAAAAATTTATCAGAAAAATTTGTTCAAAGTAAATTTTGAAATTAAAATATTTATGTATTTTATAAATGATATATAGTTTAATTTAAACGATGTATCTTTTAATATTAATAATAATTAAATGAGATTTTTTACTTATATGATTATCTAATCATTTGTATCTTGTCATAACAAAAAAATTAAATCATGGAACACAAAATTTGAATGTGAGACTTTAAACAATTTTAGTAATTTATAGTCGTTTCTTAAAATTCAAAATATAATATATACAGAAAAATCTAAAATTTTATTATATGGTTAATGTGGTTGTTTAATTTATTTTAGTAGTTTAAAATTTTAAAAATATGATAGAAAGTACACTAACTTTTATTAAATCTTTATCATTTAAAATCATTAGTTGAAATATATATTTTAGCCACATTAAACAATTCTATAACTTTTTATTTAAGAAAATAATAAAGAACATTAATAATGAATTTATAGTTAATTTAATAAAAAATTATTATTTATTTATATAGACCAACTTATTTCTCTATAAATTTTAAGAGTCATTTTATTGATGACATGTGTGTACAAAAAAGTTGTAATAATTCTCAATTAATATATACGAGATTGATCGTTCATTTACTTCAAATTTCTTCTATACAAAATAATTTCTTTAAGCTAAATAAAAGAAATATTAACTAAATTATTTTTTTGTGAATTGACCTCAGATTTGCCTTTGGACTTTTGTTTTTCTATAATACCACAAATTGAATTATTAGTAGATAACAGAAACAAAACAAAACAAAAAAAAAACAAAACAAAAACAAAAACGACAACGCAGTACCAAACGGTGTCGTATTATCGTTGCGGGAGAGAATCGAATCCAGCGTGACAACAATTGATCGGAAGGTGAATCTTCCATCTCTCGTTCAAATGACGCCGCCGAGACCACCGTCAGGGAGACAAAGACCGCTGCGTTATTATTCAGATTCAGAGAGGACGGAAGGAGGTAGCGGTAGTTGGGACACCCTCGAATGGAACAAACTCGATGTAATTCCTCTAAAGCTTTCTCCTTTCACCAACAATTAGACAAAACATCACGTGAATTTCGTGTTTCTGGCGAATTTTTTTTTGAAAAAGTTCATATTTTGTGGAATTAATTGCTCAAATTTTTAAAAAAGTTCATATTTTTCTCTTTTTTGGATTTGATTAAGTCGCAGCAGACAGCTTCAGGTTCAAGTTCAACATCCTTCGCCAATTTGAGTTGCTTGCTTGAATCCGAGAGGGTCATCGTTGAGGTATATATATGTCTCTTGAATTGGTCATTGTTACCTTATCTGGCTATTGAAATCCAACATTGGTTTTGTTTTTGTCTGAGTTTGGACCTTTTTTTGTTGGACAGGGTTATGGAGTTGTACTTATCAACACCGATGAGGCAGGGACCTTGTTGGTGACAAACTTTCGTATCCTGTTTTTGGTATGACCATTGTCCTTTCCTCTCTTTCTTACATGTGTTTCTCAAGCCACTTGTGATCGATATATATTCTTTGGTTTTATTTTTGTGAAGAGTGAAGGTACTAGGAAGGTCATTCCACTAGGAACAATCCCGTTGGCGACTATTGAGAAGTTTAACAAAACGGTCTGTTGCTATATCCCCTGTGGACTGGACAGAGATGTGTCATTAATACTTAACTAAGCTCCTCTTTGAGGTTTAATACTTTAATGCTACTTTTTGTATGTACTTTAGGCGCTGAAAGTTCAGTCAAACAACCGTCAGTCTGACAAGAATCCACCGAGACGTCTTCTACAGGTCACTGGTATGTTTCCAAATCTAATTATACACAGTAGCTGATCTGGTTGAGTAAGGGTTTGTTTTGTCTGTTTTTTTTTGCGTCATATCTCAAAATTCAATAGGAAGTTTTATTATTCTGGTCAACATACATTTCACAATGATGCTGACGTTATATGGTGTAATCACTTGCATTTTGCAGGCAAAGACATGAGGATCATTGTTTATGGCTTTCGTCCTAAAACCAAACAGGTGAATCCCTCACTTCTTCTTATGCTCACATCTCCTTGAAGTCTGTTTAACCTGTATGATCATACTGTTGCAGAGGCGTTCTGTGTTTGATGCATTGCTAAGGTGTACCAAGCCGGAGAGAGTATGGGATCTTTACACTTTTGCTTGTGGGCCTTCCAAGTTTGGTAACGCAAACCCAAAGGAAAGACTGCTTAATGAATATTTCCGTCTTCTCGGAAAAAGTTCGGTACGAGCATCGATGGATATGATTGAAGATGGATCGTTCACACTGGAGAATGAGCTGTGGCGGATAAGTGACCTCAACTCCAATTATAACCTGTGTCAGACTTACCCGTTCGCTTTTATGGTTCCAAAATCTATAAGGTAGGACATATGAGTCTTTTACGAACTTACCAAAAAATTCATTTTCACCATCTTTGCAGTGAGTATTGATAAGAAAAGCTAACAGATCTGTGTTGTTGATAGTGATGAAGAGCTGCTCCAGGCGTGTTCTTTCCGGGCAAAATGTCGCTTACCTGTGATCACGTGGTGTCAGCCAGGTAGAAATTCAGATAACTTCCGTTTTAATTTTGGTGGTATTGCTTACACACTGACATGCTGCTTTTGTTATCGACTGCAGGCAGTGGAGCTGTAATTGCACGCTCATCACAACCTTTAGTGGGTCTTATGATGAATATGAGGAGGTATATCATATACATCTGGACAATAGTTTAGTTATAATTTAGTGGATTTTGAAGTTCTTGAAGCGATTGATTCTGAACTTTGATTTGTTTCACTTATCTCAACAGTAATTTTGATGAAAAGCTTGTTGCTGCATTCTGCACTCAGCTTGGTGCTAATAAGGGAGAACGAAGGTGAGTTTCTGACGCTCCCTTGATCTGGTTGGCTCTTACACATCATGCATTTATATGTCGTTATAAGTAGTGAAAGTTATGAATCAAAATGCATCTAACAACGGGAAATTAACACTCTAGTTGGTCTTGCTGGACGTGAGATTATCTTTTCAATGCATCAAAAAGCATCTTTGGTTGCAATGAAGATACTTTTTTGCTGTTGAATATCCATTATGGTTGACAGTGGTTTCCCATTCACAAGGATGTGCTGAATACATTCCAAGCAGTTGATATTAAAGCGGATGCACGTATCTCATCCTGTTATATCACTTTGCAGGAAGCTTTATATTGCGGATGCGAGACCTAGGAAAAATGCATTAGCAAATGGAGCAATGGGAGGCGGCTCAGAATCATCTTCAAATTATTTTCAGTCTCCAGTTAGTAAAATGATCTTCTTTGTTTGATTCTCAACATCTTGATCTTCTGGAATTGCTTGTTTTTAATGACGGTGTTTCCTTCTTCAGATTGTTTTCTTTGGCATAGACAACATACATGCGATGAGGGAGAGCTATTCCCGACTTAGAGATTATTTAGATATGCACGGTGCAACATCATCTGATGGGAGATCATCGTTCTTGGTGAGTACTCAATGTACAGAAACTTAATTCAGAAGCACATAGTTTTATAATGTATTAACTTTTTTTTGATAGGGTTCCTTTAGCGGATATATTATGATTTATTATACTTTTGTTTCTTACTCATGTTGCTAACCATTAAGATATGTGTGTGGAATCTGCAGAGACATACTGGTTGGACTTGGGGAGGAGGTAATCTTAGTAGTATGTCTGCTTCCGTGTCTTTACTTGGAGACAGTGGTTGGTTGATACACATCCAGAACGTCTTAGCTGGTGCCGCATGGATTGCTGCACGTGTCGCAGTGGAGTCGGCTTCGGTTCTTGTGCACTGCAGGTTAGCTATAAGTTACATCACCAACCAATTATTAACTCGGATACCAGTTTCTCTCTTTGTGGCAAGATTAAGATGCATCTGTTTGAAGCGGAAGATTTTACTATTATGAAGGTTACTGTTGTCAGTATTTGTTTGTTATTTCATGACTCTTATAGTCTAAATGTCATTGCGCAGTGATGGATGGGACAGAACAACTCAGCTCGTTTCTCTCGCATGCTTAATGCTTGATCCATACTACAGAACATTTACTGGGTTTCAGGTATTCCTTGTTTTTGTATGTGGCTGATTAAGCTAAAGTCTTTATCTATTTCAGGTTTTTGTTGAAGCTTCCTTTGATTTCTCATAAAATATGTTTTAGCTATATGACATTGGTTACTAGAGTTTTTGTTAGTGATTATACCTGTAGACTGGGTGTAGCTTATCGAATACTATACTTAATAATCAATCATGTTTTGCTGCTACCATACCGTTCATATGTTCTTTCCAACTAATTGTGCATAAAAATTATTTATACGGTTCTTGTTTGCTACACCCTCGACCCTCGTCTTATGTAATCTTTTCCATTGCCCTCATAACAGGCTCTCGTCGAAAAAGATTGGCTTGCTTTTGGTCATCCGTTTTCAGATCGTGTAGGAATGCCTAACATATCAGGATCTGGTAATTTTGACTTACCAAGGCAGTCTTCCTCTGCTGGAAGCTACCCTTCATCTCCAGTGCGTCAGTCCACACAGTCAGGAGGCTCGCAATCTTCAAGCTCTTCCCATGCACAAAACAATTATTCTCCTATATTTATGCAGGTGAGCAAGCAACTATAGTAATCCTTTTGGTCTGTTTAGATCTCTATTTTGATAGGTTGGTGGTAGACAAACAGTTAATAAAATGTTCACAACTATGTTTTTGCAGTGGGTAGATAGCGTTTCACAGCTAATGCGGATGTATCCTTGTGCTTTTGAGTTTTCTCCGGTATGTACTAAGGCTCACACTTTTTTCAGACAATTCCAGTAACTAATAGTACTCGGTGTTCTAAAAATCGGTCTAGACTGCCCCTAGGCGTCCGTCTAGTCGGCAAATCAGACCTAAACAAAACAGTTTTTCTAAAGCGATTTTTATAAAAATTAGTCTATTCACCCGCCTAATCAGTAAATCCCATATAAAGCGTCTAACTACCGCCTAGCGATTTTTTGAGCATCGGTACTCATTGGCCTCCAAATTTGGTATTGCAGACTTTCCTTGTAGATTTCATGGATTGCTTGCTTTCATGTCGTTTTGGGAACTTCTTATGCAACAGGTACATCTTCATTTCGAAAATCCAAACAAAAATGATTGTAAAACCACTTAATTGGTATTATGTGTTTTGACTAATAAATGAGATAATGTAAATTTTCAGTGAAAAAGAGAGGCAGCAATGTGCGATTGCTGAAGCATGTGGATGCATATGGGCCTACTTGACTGATCTTCGTTCTCTCGCTACTTCTTCTCATGTCCATTGTAACCCATTCTACGACCCTCTAAAATACGATGGCCCGTTGTTACCTCCCGCAGCATCTCTATCGCCAACACTTTGGCCTCAGTTCCATCTCCGGTGGGCATGTCCCGAGGAAGCTAAAGCTGCAGATATCGAGGTCCAATGCAGAGCCATGAGGGCGAAGTATTCCGAAATGCAGAAGGTCAGTTAGTTAAACTCATCTGATTCCTTTTTGATAGATTTGGGTTTAAACTCTCACATTTAAAAACAGGATAAAGAGGTAACAGAGAGAAGAGTGGATGAGATCTCTTTTGCAATGGAGTCGTTAAGTGCAGAGTTGCTAAGAGAGAGGCGTATGAGTTGGTCCGCTAGAGAATCAGCAAAACGAGCCACTAAGGAATACAGAGCTTTAACACGAGCAGTACAATCACTTGGCTGCAAGGTTAACTTCACCACATCGGATGTGGAAGACGTCCCTTTGGAGAACAATAATAATAATAATAATAGTAATCCTAGGAGGCGAGACAGGCAGGGAAACAACTCAGATGTATCTGTATCAATCTCGCTAATGTCAGAAGAAAACAGAAGTGAAAACCAGGTGGGGAGAGTTTGTGAAGCGTTGTGTCCGTTGCGGACAAGGGAAGGA
This sequence is a window from Brassica oleracea var. oleracea cultivar TO1000 chromosome C1, BOL, whole genome shotgun sequence. Protein-coding genes within it:
- the LOC106294954 gene encoding phosphatidylinositol-3-phosphatase myotubularin-1 isoform X1 yields the protein MTPPRPPSGRQRPLRYYSDSERTEGGSGSWDTLEWNKLDSQQTASGSSSTSFANLSCLLESERVIVEGYGVVLINTDEAGTLLVTNFRILFLSEGTRKVIPLGTIPLATIEKFNKTALKVQSNNRQSDKNPPRRLLQVTGKDMRIIVYGFRPKTKQRRSVFDALLRCTKPERVWDLYTFACGPSKFGNANPKERLLNEYFRLLGKSSVRASMDMIEDGSFTLENELWRISDLNSNYNLCQTYPFAFMVPKSISDEELLQACSFRAKCRLPVITWCQPGSGAVIARSSQPLVGLMMNMRSNFDEKLVAAFCTQLGANKGERRKLYIADARPRKNALANGAMGGGSESSSNYFQSPIVFFGIDNIHAMRESYSRLRDYLDMHGATSSDGRSSFLRHTGWTWGGGNLSSMSASVSLLGDSGWLIHIQNVLAGAAWIAARVAVESASVLVHCSDGWDRTTQLVSLACLMLDPYYRTFTGFQALVEKDWLAFGHPFSDRVGMPNISGSGNFDLPRQSSSAGSYPSSPVRQSTQSGGSQSSSSSHAQNNYSPIFMQWVDSVSQLMRMYPCAFEFSPTFLVDFMDCLLSCRFGNFLCNSEKERQQCAIAEACGCIWAYLTDLRSLATSSHVHCNPFYDPLKYDGPLLPPAASLSPTLWPQFHLRWACPEEAKAADIEVQCRAMRAKYSEMQKDKEVTERRVDEISFAMESLSAELLRERRMSWSARESAKRATKEYRALTRAVQSLGCKVNFTTSDVEDVPLENNNNNNNSNPRRRDRQGNNSDVSVSISLMSEENRSENQVGRVCEALCPLRTREGVCRWPEAGCAHLGSQFVGLKTNFDAFDRLSIHESYFKSE
- the LOC106294954 gene encoding phosphatidylinositol-3-phosphatase myotubularin-1 isoform X2, whose product is MTPPRPPSGRQRPLRYYSDSERTEGGSGSWDTLEWNKLDQTASGSSSTSFANLSCLLESERVIVEGYGVVLINTDEAGTLLVTNFRILFLSEGTRKVIPLGTIPLATIEKFNKTALKVQSNNRQSDKNPPRRLLQVTGKDMRIIVYGFRPKTKQRRSVFDALLRCTKPERVWDLYTFACGPSKFGNANPKERLLNEYFRLLGKSSVRASMDMIEDGSFTLENELWRISDLNSNYNLCQTYPFAFMVPKSISDEELLQACSFRAKCRLPVITWCQPGSGAVIARSSQPLVGLMMNMRSNFDEKLVAAFCTQLGANKGERRKLYIADARPRKNALANGAMGGGSESSSNYFQSPIVFFGIDNIHAMRESYSRLRDYLDMHGATSSDGRSSFLRHTGWTWGGGNLSSMSASVSLLGDSGWLIHIQNVLAGAAWIAARVAVESASVLVHCSDGWDRTTQLVSLACLMLDPYYRTFTGFQALVEKDWLAFGHPFSDRVGMPNISGSGNFDLPRQSSSAGSYPSSPVRQSTQSGGSQSSSSSHAQNNYSPIFMQWVDSVSQLMRMYPCAFEFSPTFLVDFMDCLLSCRFGNFLCNSEKERQQCAIAEACGCIWAYLTDLRSLATSSHVHCNPFYDPLKYDGPLLPPAASLSPTLWPQFHLRWACPEEAKAADIEVQCRAMRAKYSEMQKDKEVTERRVDEISFAMESLSAELLRERRMSWSARESAKRATKEYRALTRAVQSLGCKVNFTTSDVEDVPLENNNNNNNSNPRRRDRQGNNSDVSVSISLMSEENRSENQVGRVCEALCPLRTREGVCRWPEAGCAHLGSQFVGLKTNFDAFDRLSIHESYFKSE
- the LOC106294954 gene encoding phosphatidylinositol-3-phosphatase myotubularin-1 isoform X3, whose translation is MTPPRPPSGRQRPLRYYSDSERTEGGSGSWDTLEWNKLDTASGSSSTSFANLSCLLESERVIVEGYGVVLINTDEAGTLLVTNFRILFLSEGTRKVIPLGTIPLATIEKFNKTALKVQSNNRQSDKNPPRRLLQVTGKDMRIIVYGFRPKTKQRRSVFDALLRCTKPERVWDLYTFACGPSKFGNANPKERLLNEYFRLLGKSSVRASMDMIEDGSFTLENELWRISDLNSNYNLCQTYPFAFMVPKSISDEELLQACSFRAKCRLPVITWCQPGSGAVIARSSQPLVGLMMNMRSNFDEKLVAAFCTQLGANKGERRKLYIADARPRKNALANGAMGGGSESSSNYFQSPIVFFGIDNIHAMRESYSRLRDYLDMHGATSSDGRSSFLRHTGWTWGGGNLSSMSASVSLLGDSGWLIHIQNVLAGAAWIAARVAVESASVLVHCSDGWDRTTQLVSLACLMLDPYYRTFTGFQALVEKDWLAFGHPFSDRVGMPNISGSGNFDLPRQSSSAGSYPSSPVRQSTQSGGSQSSSSSHAQNNYSPIFMQWVDSVSQLMRMYPCAFEFSPTFLVDFMDCLLSCRFGNFLCNSEKERQQCAIAEACGCIWAYLTDLRSLATSSHVHCNPFYDPLKYDGPLLPPAASLSPTLWPQFHLRWACPEEAKAADIEVQCRAMRAKYSEMQKDKEVTERRVDEISFAMESLSAELLRERRMSWSARESAKRATKEYRALTRAVQSLGCKVNFTTSDVEDVPLENNNNNNNSNPRRRDRQGNNSDVSVSISLMSEENRSENQVGRVCEALCPLRTREGVCRWPEAGCAHLGSQFVGLKTNFDAFDRLSIHESYFKSE